A stretch of the Mycobacterium sp. ITM-2016-00317 genome encodes the following:
- a CDS encoding CDGSH iron-sulfur domain-containing protein, giving the protein MRVVRVVPGGPVMVEGPVCIELPDGSTVESDRFMVAICACRRSKTYPLCDTSHRRRARAGDEASEPAPSDSVQGAAQ; this is encoded by the coding sequence ATGCGGGTGGTCCGCGTCGTCCCCGGCGGGCCGGTGATGGTCGAAGGCCCGGTGTGCATCGAGTTGCCGGACGGAAGCACGGTGGAGTCCGACCGGTTCATGGTCGCGATCTGCGCGTGCCGGCGCTCGAAGACCTATCCGTTGTGCGACACCAGTCACCGGCGCAGGGCACGCGCCGGTGACGAGGCGTCCGAGCCCGCCCCCTCCGACTCAGTCCAGGGGGCGGCGCAGTGA
- a CDS encoding MarR family winged helix-turn-helix transcriptional regulator — protein MCYAYLVPLSRYDQLDDLLTRIHVAGQRPQWRVLAAVQRFGQDGGASVRDVAELLAVDHSTASRSVAAAVAAGLLTKTSATDDQRRCALVLTDAGRAELAAATGRRRDLVARTVADWPDADVDTLVTLLDRLTDRFESVAAR, from the coding sequence GTGTGCTATGCATATTTGGTGCCGCTGTCCCGCTACGACCAGCTCGACGATCTGCTGACACGAATCCACGTCGCCGGACAGCGCCCGCAGTGGCGGGTGCTGGCAGCGGTGCAGCGCTTCGGGCAGGACGGCGGCGCATCGGTGCGGGACGTCGCCGAGCTGCTCGCTGTGGACCACTCGACCGCGAGCAGATCCGTCGCCGCGGCGGTGGCCGCAGGCCTGCTGACCAAGACGTCGGCCACCGACGACCAGCGCCGGTGCGCGCTGGTGCTCACCGACGCGGGCCGGGCCGAGCTCGCCGCGGCGACCGGCAGGCGGCGCGACCTGGTGGCCCGGACCGTCGCCGACTGGCCCGACGCCGACGTCGACACGCTCGTCACCCTCCTGGACCGGCTCACCGACCGCTTCGAGAGCGTGGCCGCCCGATGA
- a CDS encoding HemK2/MTQ2 family protein methyltransferase yields the protein MTSAYTEFDAPEIGTEVYPPQEDSQLLIEAATAAGVLPGARVADLCTGSGVVAIAAAAAGAGEVTAFDICPKAVRRTRLDALAAGVDIEVHRGSWARAVEFGPFDVVLANPPYVPVAPEVDGEPIPAVAGPSRAWDAGPDGRMVLDPMCAAAPLLLNEGGTMLVVHSACANVQRTLADLRAHGMRAEVVAQQMIPFGPVMKARAPWLMRAGLLPRGSRHERIVVVRADAP from the coding sequence GTGACGAGCGCATACACCGAATTCGACGCCCCCGAGATCGGCACCGAGGTCTACCCCCCGCAAGAGGATTCGCAGCTGTTGATCGAAGCGGCGACCGCGGCGGGCGTACTGCCCGGAGCCCGGGTCGCGGACCTGTGCACCGGCAGCGGCGTGGTCGCCATCGCCGCAGCGGCCGCAGGCGCAGGCGAGGTGACCGCGTTCGACATCTGTCCGAAAGCCGTGCGGCGTACCCGGCTGGACGCGCTCGCGGCAGGGGTGGACATCGAGGTCCACCGTGGATCATGGGCTCGCGCTGTCGAATTCGGGCCGTTCGACGTGGTGCTCGCCAACCCACCGTATGTGCCGGTGGCCCCCGAGGTCGACGGTGAGCCGATCCCGGCCGTGGCGGGGCCGTCGCGGGCCTGGGACGCCGGGCCGGACGGCCGGATGGTGCTCGACCCGATGTGCGCGGCTGCGCCGCTGCTGCTCAACGAGGGTGGCACGATGCTGGTCGTGCACTCTGCGTGTGCGAACGTCCAGCGCACCCTGGCCGACCTGCGCGCGCACGGGATGCGCGCCGAAGTCGTTGCCCAGCAGATGATTCCGTTCGGTCCGGTGATGAAGGCCCGTGCGCCGTGGCTGATGCGGGCCGGGCTGCTGCCCCGCGGCAGCCGGCACGAGCGCATCGTGGTGGTCCGCGCGGACGCACCGTGA
- a CDS encoding PP2C family protein-serine/threonine phosphatase, which translates to MGEITPMHTASAHAAAHDAAWDSIPHPVLVVEQDGTVRASSQPARLLLPDVVSGSVLEDVAPPWLTDAHRHLVTTSGSPVSGPLADRVFEARPTVLPGGAVAWWLVEDLDRAAREAQRALTMERERAAFLDEASAVLMASLNLDRCMEATVQMAARRLADAAVLVAPVDGGRIPVVCSGADGTAEHRLVEAEPTDVAGLSEALRGFPPVPSRWIDPVSVPDWLVPEDFPGPVGSVVITPLPGHGVGAGALVLLRRSSQTAFSAGEEVFARLFAARAGAALSAARLYAEQSTITRTLMQDLLPPRLHRLDGIELAGGYRASEHHETIGGDFYDVHAAATPEDETLVVLGDVCGKGLEAAVLTGKIRNTLMALAPLAHDHAGVLRLLNSALLSVNSTRFATLVLASVSRRDGQVLLRLTSAGHLAPIIVRSDGRVEETETRGTLVGVMPHIRSQTVETSLAPGETCLLYTDGVTEARGGPLGTEMFGEERLAEVLGQCAGLPAEAVVERVMMLTSQWVNQRAHDDIAVVAITAPRRTHLSAVDGHTAGRFTA; encoded by the coding sequence ATGGGGGAGATCACACCCATGCACACCGCCTCGGCCCACGCTGCCGCCCATGATGCGGCGTGGGATTCGATTCCGCATCCGGTGCTGGTGGTCGAGCAGGACGGGACGGTCCGGGCATCGAGCCAGCCGGCCCGACTCCTGCTCCCCGACGTGGTCTCCGGCAGTGTGCTGGAGGACGTCGCGCCCCCGTGGCTGACGGACGCGCACCGGCACCTGGTCACGACCTCGGGCAGCCCGGTATCCGGCCCGCTGGCCGACCGCGTGTTCGAGGCACGCCCGACCGTCCTGCCCGGCGGCGCGGTGGCCTGGTGGCTGGTCGAGGACCTGGACCGGGCCGCCCGGGAGGCGCAACGCGCGCTGACCATGGAGCGGGAACGCGCGGCCTTTCTCGACGAGGCATCCGCGGTGCTGATGGCCTCGCTGAACCTCGACCGCTGCATGGAAGCGACCGTGCAGATGGCGGCGCGCCGGCTCGCCGACGCCGCGGTGCTGGTGGCCCCGGTCGACGGCGGACGCATCCCGGTGGTGTGCAGCGGAGCCGATGGCACCGCCGAGCACCGCCTCGTGGAGGCCGAACCCACCGACGTCGCCGGGCTCAGCGAGGCGCTACGGGGTTTCCCGCCGGTGCCGTCCCGCTGGATCGATCCGGTATCGGTACCGGACTGGCTTGTGCCGGAAGACTTTCCGGGTCCCGTGGGGTCGGTGGTGATCACCCCGCTGCCCGGTCACGGCGTCGGCGCCGGAGCGCTGGTGCTGTTACGGCGCTCGTCGCAGACCGCGTTCAGCGCAGGCGAGGAGGTGTTCGCCCGGCTGTTCGCCGCCCGCGCAGGCGCCGCGCTGTCGGCGGCCCGGCTCTACGCCGAACAGTCCACGATCACCCGCACGCTGATGCAAGATCTGCTGCCGCCTCGCCTGCACCGCCTCGACGGCATCGAACTTGCCGGCGGTTATCGCGCGTCGGAGCACCACGAGACCATCGGCGGTGACTTCTACGACGTGCACGCGGCCGCCACCCCCGAGGACGAGACGCTGGTGGTGCTCGGCGACGTGTGCGGCAAGGGCCTGGAAGCCGCGGTGCTGACCGGCAAAATCCGCAACACCCTGATGGCGCTGGCGCCGCTGGCCCACGACCACGCCGGGGTGCTCCGGCTGCTCAACAGCGCGTTGCTGTCGGTCAACAGCACCCGGTTCGCCACCCTGGTGCTCGCGTCGGTCTCGCGCCGTGACGGCCAGGTGCTGTTGCGTCTCACCAGCGCCGGGCACCTCGCCCCGATCATCGTGCGCAGCGACGGCCGGGTCGAGGAGACCGAGACCCGGGGCACCCTCGTCGGTGTGATGCCGCACATCCGGTCCCAGACCGTGGAGACCTCGCTGGCGCCGGGCGAGACGTGCCTGCTCTACACCGACGGGGTCACCGAGGCGCGTGGCGGACCGCTGGGCACCGAAATGTTCGGTGAGGAGCGGCTGGCCGAAGTCCTGGGGCAGTGCGCCGGGCTGCCGGCCGAAGCGGTGGTCGAACGCGTCATGATGCTCACCAGCCAGTGGGTGAACCAGCGGGCGCACGACGACATCGCGGTGGTGGCGATCACCGCGCCGCGGCGCACACATCTGAGCGCCGTCGACGGCCACACCGCAGGCAGGTTCACCGCGTGA
- a CDS encoding cobalamin-dependent protein — protein sequence MSDDTSLVRQRLWDAVRDGDERTATTVVFAALDGGMAAEDVLLDVIAPVQHRVGTEWAANRVTVAQEHAATAINDRVIAALAHHPACAGPGSAGRVTVACVDGEWHALPARLLAEVLTLRGWHVDFLGAQVPTPHLVAHLHQHGPDAVALSGMIPTRLPTAHAAITACQAAGVAVLAGGAAFGADGRFARKLGADAWAPDARTAAALLGRGLRPTQALAHPPQLVDDLAHLMDQEYTMVRDSGPRLIETTMRELDERFPAMRGYTQQQRRHTLEDIAHIVEFLTAALYVDDDDLFVGFITWTAEILSARGVPATSLLPALESIAGQLGEFPRTRRVLEAAHASLHRIPTHNPPKTA from the coding sequence GTGAGCGACGACACGTCGCTCGTCCGGCAGCGACTGTGGGATGCGGTGCGCGACGGCGACGAGCGCACCGCCACGACGGTCGTGTTCGCCGCCCTCGACGGCGGCATGGCGGCCGAGGACGTGCTCCTCGACGTCATCGCCCCGGTACAGCACCGGGTGGGCACCGAATGGGCGGCCAACCGCGTCACCGTCGCGCAGGAGCACGCCGCGACCGCGATCAACGACCGGGTGATCGCCGCGCTGGCCCACCATCCGGCCTGCGCCGGCCCCGGATCCGCGGGCCGGGTCACGGTGGCCTGCGTTGACGGCGAGTGGCACGCGCTGCCCGCGCGGCTGCTCGCCGAGGTGCTCACGCTGCGCGGCTGGCACGTCGACTTCCTCGGCGCCCAGGTCCCGACGCCGCACCTGGTCGCCCACCTGCATCAGCACGGCCCCGACGCGGTCGCGCTGTCGGGCATGATCCCGACCCGGCTGCCCACCGCGCACGCGGCGATCACCGCCTGCCAGGCCGCCGGGGTCGCGGTGCTCGCCGGCGGCGCCGCGTTCGGCGCGGACGGACGGTTCGCGCGCAAACTCGGCGCCGACGCGTGGGCGCCCGACGCGCGCACCGCGGCCGCGCTGCTCGGCCGGGGTCTGCGCCCGACCCAGGCCCTGGCCCACCCCCCGCAACTCGTCGATGACCTGGCGCATCTGATGGACCAGGAGTACACGATGGTCCGGGACAGCGGGCCGCGGCTGATCGAGACGACGATGCGCGAACTGGACGAACGTTTCCCCGCGATGCGCGGCTACACCCAGCAGCAGCGCAGGCACACGCTGGAGGACATCGCCCATATCGTCGAGTTCCTGACCGCGGCGCTCTACGTCGACGACGACGACCTGTTCGTCGGCTTCATCACCTGGACCGCCGAGATCCTGTCCGCCCGCGGCGTCCCCGCGACGTCGCTGCTGCCCGCGCTGGAATCGATCGCCGGCCAGCTCGGCGAGTTCCCCCGAACCCGGCGTGTGCTCGAAGCCGCGCACGCCTCGCTCCATCGAATCCCGACCCACAACCCCCCGAAGACCGCATGA
- a CDS encoding SDR family oxidoreductase, whose amino-acid sequence MSVRVAVTGPTGEIGISAISALEDHPEVESIVGMARRPFDPAEHGWSKTTYRQGDILDRDAVRALVDDADVVVHLAFIIMGSRDESARVNLKGTRNVFEAAVAGPRVRRLVYTSSVAAYGYHSDNPVPITEEVPPRGSPEHYYSEQKAACEQVLAEVTAGSPLQVYVLRPCIVAGPKATALADAMPWNQLPGPVRRITQALPLLKPPFPDPGTPLQLVHHDDVASAITAAVTTESAPPGAYNIAGDGVLSMSAVGDALGARPVKVPRTAATATSEVVARLPFIPSIMEWLHAGRTSVVMDTTKAREQLGWQPKFTAAETLQALASMSGNR is encoded by the coding sequence ATGTCTGTGCGCGTCGCGGTCACCGGTCCGACCGGTGAGATCGGAATCTCCGCCATCTCGGCCCTGGAGGATCACCCGGAGGTGGAGTCGATAGTCGGCATGGCCCGCAGACCGTTCGACCCCGCGGAGCACGGCTGGAGCAAGACCACCTACCGGCAGGGCGACATCCTCGATCGTGACGCGGTGCGCGCGCTGGTCGACGACGCCGACGTGGTGGTGCACCTCGCGTTCATCATCATGGGTTCGCGGGACGAGAGTGCCCGGGTGAACCTGAAGGGCACCCGCAACGTGTTCGAAGCGGCCGTCGCCGGCCCGCGGGTGCGCCGGCTGGTCTACACCTCGTCGGTGGCCGCCTACGGCTACCACTCCGACAACCCGGTTCCGATCACCGAGGAGGTGCCGCCGCGTGGGTCTCCCGAGCACTACTACTCGGAGCAGAAGGCCGCGTGTGAACAGGTTCTCGCGGAGGTCACCGCTGGCTCTCCGCTGCAGGTGTACGTGCTGCGGCCGTGCATCGTGGCCGGTCCGAAGGCCACCGCGCTGGCCGACGCGATGCCGTGGAACCAGCTGCCGGGACCCGTGCGCCGCATCACCCAGGCGCTGCCGCTGCTCAAGCCGCCGTTCCCGGACCCCGGAACGCCGCTGCAGCTCGTGCACCACGACGACGTGGCCTCGGCCATCACGGCGGCGGTGACCACGGAGTCCGCGCCGCCCGGGGCGTACAACATCGCCGGGGACGGTGTGCTGTCGATGTCCGCGGTCGGCGACGCGCTCGGGGCCCGGCCGGTCAAGGTCCCACGCACCGCCGCGACCGCCACCTCCGAGGTGGTGGCCCGGCTGCCCTTCATCCCGTCGATCATGGAGTGGCTGCACGCCGGCCGCACCTCGGTGGTGATGGACACCACCAAGGCCAGAGAGCAGTTGGGGTGGCAGCCCAAATTCACTGCTGCCGAGACACTTCAAGCGTTGGCGAGCATGTCGGGGAATCGGTGA
- a CDS encoding STAS domain-containing protein: MKLTLAVHRTAQSARIRVAGDLDYGSSGLLLETVHDLLRAPSALQDLHLDFTDLAFCDSAGLSSLVLIHRQTAAAGAHLHLDQRPAQLQRILDVTGLLEFLTAPPAGRQADESDIG, translated from the coding sequence ATGAAACTCACCCTCGCCGTGCACCGCACCGCCCAGTCCGCCCGCATCCGCGTCGCCGGAGATCTCGACTACGGCTCGTCGGGCCTGCTGCTCGAGACCGTGCATGATCTGCTGCGCGCCCCGTCGGCACTGCAGGACCTGCATCTGGATTTCACCGACCTCGCGTTCTGCGACTCCGCGGGACTGTCCAGCCTGGTTCTGATCCACCGGCAGACCGCTGCGGCCGGCGCGCACCTGCACCTCGACCAGCGCCCGGCGCAGCTCCAACGCATTCTCGACGTCACCGGCCTGTTGGAGTTCCTCACCGCCCCACCGGCGGGCCGGCAGGCAGACGAGTCCGACATCGGCTGA
- a CDS encoding MFS transporter produces MTAEATAARLPARNALGLMFDPVFGTLFWGKIFAVVAVWTHGIVAAIVMYDATRSALMVGMVGVVQFAPQLILSPTSGKWADTGNPARQILLGRVLCVAGSGSIAAWMFLRPELTGMGAAVPVLLGTTLVGFGFVVGGPAMQSIVPTLIRDGELPTAMALNSFPMTIGRILGPAAGAYLAAHTGPATAFAASTVLHLVFALFLIAVRFPAPPERRSGTDYRVRVAVRHVLGDRPLLLALAAVTTVGIVSDPSITLTPSMADSLGGGASMVGALSALFGVGAAVGMAALALLRGRIASATVSSIGMATLGLGSVILAVGFTPWLAFTGFVVSGFGFGCAMTGLSTVVQERAPEELRGRIMALWLVGFLGSRPIAAAVLGGTADLLNVYVAFGVGAALALVVAVLCRPSKLAGPLPVRI; encoded by the coding sequence ATGACCGCCGAGGCCACCGCCGCCAGACTGCCCGCGCGCAACGCGCTGGGCCTGATGTTCGACCCGGTCTTCGGCACACTGTTCTGGGGCAAGATCTTCGCGGTCGTCGCGGTGTGGACGCACGGCATCGTCGCCGCGATCGTGATGTACGACGCGACCCGCTCGGCGCTGATGGTCGGCATGGTCGGGGTCGTGCAGTTCGCCCCGCAGCTGATCCTGAGCCCGACCAGCGGCAAATGGGCCGACACCGGCAACCCGGCCCGGCAGATCCTGCTCGGCCGCGTGCTCTGCGTGGCCGGATCGGGTTCGATCGCCGCCTGGATGTTCCTCCGGCCCGAGCTGACCGGGATGGGCGCGGCGGTTCCGGTGCTGCTGGGCACGACGCTGGTCGGCTTCGGTTTCGTCGTCGGGGGGCCCGCGATGCAGTCGATCGTGCCGACCCTGATCCGCGACGGCGAACTGCCGACCGCGATGGCGCTCAACAGCTTCCCGATGACCATCGGCCGGATCCTGGGTCCCGCCGCCGGCGCCTACCTGGCCGCGCACACCGGCCCCGCGACGGCGTTCGCCGCCAGTACGGTGCTGCACCTGGTGTTCGCGCTGTTCCTGATCGCCGTGCGGTTCCCCGCCCCACCCGAGCGCCGTTCCGGTACGGACTACCGGGTGCGGGTGGCCGTGCGTCACGTGCTCGGCGACCGGCCGCTGCTGCTGGCGCTGGCCGCCGTCACGACCGTCGGCATCGTGTCCGATCCGTCGATCACGCTGACCCCGTCGATGGCCGACTCGCTCGGCGGCGGCGCCTCGATGGTCGGCGCGTTGTCGGCGCTGTTCGGTGTCGGCGCCGCGGTCGGCATGGCCGCGCTGGCGCTGCTGCGCGGCCGCATCGCCTCGGCCACCGTTTCCTCGATCGGAATGGCCACGCTGGGATTGGGCAGCGTGATCCTGGCGGTCGGGTTCACGCCCTGGCTGGCGTTCACCGGCTTCGTGGTGTCCGGTTTCGGCTTCGGCTGCGCGATGACCGGGTTGAGCACCGTCGTGCAGGAGCGCGCCCCCGAGGAGTTGCGGGGCCGGATCATGGCGCTGTGGCTGGTCGGTTTCCTCGGCTCCCGTCCGATCGCCGCGGCGGTGCTCGGCGGCACTGCCGACCTGCTGAACGTCTACGTCGCGTTCGGCGTCGGCGCGGCCCTGGCCCTTGTGGTGGCGGTGCTGTGCCGGCCGTCGAAGCTGGCGGGGCCACTGCCCGTCCGGATCTAA
- a CDS encoding cutinase family protein has translation MRWTRFAGLAGAAVLGAFGAAAGPGVPEASAQGCPDVEVVFARGTGEAPGVGGVGQAFVDSVRAQAAPRTVGVYAVNYPAANNFDAGPAFAQTVVDGIRDASNRLQTMSDICPDTRLVLGGFSQGAAVSGFATSDRLPNSVPVSAVPAPLPAYVADHVAAVVLFGAPSGAFLQKYGAPAISVGPLYAGKTAQLCAPGDTICDGVPDGGPNFAHALYSVNGMANQGAAFAVNRL, from the coding sequence ATGAGGTGGACTCGGTTCGCAGGCCTCGCAGGTGCGGCCGTGCTGGGTGCGTTCGGCGCAGCCGCCGGACCGGGGGTGCCGGAAGCGTCGGCGCAGGGATGCCCGGATGTCGAGGTGGTGTTCGCACGCGGCACCGGTGAGGCGCCTGGGGTCGGTGGCGTCGGCCAGGCGTTCGTCGACTCGGTGCGCGCCCAGGCCGCGCCCCGCACGGTCGGCGTCTACGCGGTGAACTATCCGGCGGCGAACAACTTCGACGCAGGCCCGGCCTTCGCCCAGACCGTCGTCGACGGCATCCGGGACGCGTCGAACCGACTGCAGACCATGTCCGACATCTGCCCCGACACCCGCCTGGTGCTCGGTGGCTTCTCGCAGGGCGCGGCGGTGTCGGGGTTCGCCACCTCGGACCGCCTGCCGAATTCCGTGCCGGTCTCGGCGGTGCCTGCCCCGCTGCCGGCATACGTCGCCGACCATGTTGCCGCCGTGGTGCTCTTCGGCGCGCCCTCAGGTGCGTTCCTGCAGAAGTACGGTGCGCCGGCGATCTCGGTGGGCCCGCTCTACGCCGGGAAGACGGCCCAGCTGTGCGCGCCTGGCGACACCATCTGCGACGGCGTGCCGGACGGCGGACCGAACTTCGCCCATGCGCTCTACTCGGTCAACGGCATGGCGAACCAGGGCGCGGCCTTCGCGGTGAACCGGCTCTGA
- a CDS encoding type 1 glutamine amidotransferase domain-containing protein: protein MPEELQGRKVAFLAADGVEKVELEQPRAAVLDAGGTVDLLSVQSGEIDARNHDLEPAGTFPVDRVVDEARVDEYDALVLPGGTVNGDKLRLSEAAVAFVRDFVRSGKPVAAICHGPWALVEADVVRDRTLTSYPSLRTDLRNAGATVVDQQVCVDGNLITSRSPKDLDAFCQAITDRFANTPAHT, encoded by the coding sequence ATGCCCGAAGAACTGCAGGGCCGAAAAGTCGCATTCCTGGCCGCCGACGGTGTCGAGAAGGTCGAGCTGGAACAGCCCCGCGCCGCGGTGCTGGACGCCGGCGGCACTGTCGATCTGCTGTCCGTGCAGAGCGGTGAGATCGATGCGCGCAACCACGATCTGGAGCCCGCGGGGACGTTCCCCGTCGACCGCGTGGTCGACGAGGCGCGGGTGGACGAGTACGACGCGCTGGTACTGCCCGGCGGCACCGTCAACGGCGACAAGCTGCGCCTCAGCGAAGCCGCGGTGGCGTTCGTCCGCGACTTCGTCCGATCCGGCAAGCCGGTCGCCGCGATCTGCCACGGACCGTGGGCGCTGGTCGAGGCCGACGTGGTCCGCGACCGCACGCTGACGTCCTACCCGAGTCTGCGCACCGACCTTCGCAACGCCGGCGCCACCGTGGTCGACCAGCAGGTCTGTGTCGACGGCAATCTGATCACCAGCCGGTCGCCGAAGGATCTCGACGCGTTCTGCCAGGCGATCACCGACCGGTTCGCGAACACGCCCGCACACACCTGA
- a CDS encoding Rv1535 domain-containing protein has protein sequence MLVVQTPAVWTVEAVPDFDISASSESVSALSQLVAIPLREVYAVLWRLGVLDIDE, from the coding sequence GTGTTGGTCGTTCAGACGCCGGCGGTGTGGACCGTGGAAGCCGTGCCCGACTTCGATATCAGCGCCTCCTCCGAGTCGGTGTCGGCGCTGTCCCAACTGGTCGCCATACCGTTGCGCGAGGTGTACGCCGTGTTGTGGCGGCTGGGCGTACTCGACATCGACGAGTGA
- a CDS encoding iron-containing redox enzyme family protein, with protein sequence MPTLVEPRLPEPRGPISMSVVEQLAERAPLRYLAKVETSLADADPAGLDLQLALYVCYELHYRGFAGVDAGWEWNPGLLYLRGRLEELFLEDVRRGVGEIAPDVSALEELDKLCVEPVNGSGPSYFLRDKGTWEQMREYFAHRSLYHLKEGDPHAWAIPRLTGQAKASFVAVEFDEFGAGKGARLHQQLFADLMRAAELDTSYLGYLNDVPAETLAVVNLMSMFGLHRRLRGCAVGHFAATEVTSPPGSRRMVQALKRLGAPQDCWAFYAEHVEADAVHEQVVRTDVVGDLVAREPGLDRDVVFGIRAFDLVENRLADHLMDCWQAGKSSLRRPLD encoded by the coding sequence ATGCCGACGCTCGTTGAACCCCGATTGCCCGAACCCCGTGGACCGATCTCGATGTCCGTCGTCGAGCAACTCGCCGAGCGCGCGCCGCTGCGATATCTGGCCAAGGTGGAGACCTCCCTGGCCGATGCCGATCCCGCCGGTCTGGACCTGCAACTGGCTCTCTACGTCTGCTACGAGTTGCACTACCGCGGATTCGCCGGCGTCGACGCCGGCTGGGAATGGAACCCCGGGCTGCTGTATCTGCGCGGCCGCCTCGAAGAGCTGTTCCTCGAGGACGTGCGCCGTGGTGTCGGTGAGATCGCGCCCGACGTGTCGGCCCTCGAGGAGCTCGACAAGCTGTGCGTGGAGCCGGTGAACGGCAGCGGCCCGTCGTACTTCCTGCGCGACAAGGGAACCTGGGAGCAGATGCGCGAGTACTTCGCGCACCGTTCGCTGTACCACCTGAAAGAGGGCGATCCGCACGCGTGGGCGATCCCCCGGCTGACGGGTCAGGCCAAGGCGTCGTTCGTCGCGGTCGAGTTCGACGAGTTCGGCGCGGGCAAGGGTGCGCGGCTGCACCAGCAGTTGTTCGCCGACCTGATGAGAGCCGCCGAGCTGGACACCTCCTACCTCGGCTACCTCAACGACGTGCCCGCCGAGACGCTGGCGGTGGTGAACCTGATGTCGATGTTCGGTCTGCACCGGCGGCTACGCGGTTGCGCGGTAGGACATTTCGCCGCGACCGAGGTCACGTCCCCGCCCGGGTCGCGCCGTATGGTGCAGGCGCTGAAGCGACTGGGCGCACCGCAGGACTGCTGGGCGTTCTATGCCGAGCACGTGGAAGCCGACGCCGTGCACGAGCAGGTGGTGCGCACCGATGTGGTCGGCGACCTGGTCGCCCGCGAACCGGGACTGGACCGTGACGTGGTGTTCGGCATCCGCGCCTTCGACCTGGTCGAGAACCGGCTGGCCGATCACCTCATGGATTGCTGGCAGGCAGGAAAGTCCTCACTGCGCCGCCCCCTGGACTGA
- a CDS encoding DUF3140 domain-containing protein, which translates to MGHAEVEQGLWDEFHRVVNMTSRELADWLRVRSADEEAEQLPDHAGTETGRHVLAILQKRRVDLTEDDVRVMRNVVERIHAERGADFEPTAGQDHWRRRLMTIGHDPLKDVR; encoded by the coding sequence ATGGGCCACGCCGAAGTGGAACAGGGGCTCTGGGACGAGTTCCACCGGGTCGTGAACATGACGTCGCGGGAGCTCGCGGACTGGCTGCGCGTCAGGTCCGCCGACGAGGAAGCCGAACAGCTACCCGACCACGCCGGCACCGAGACCGGCCGCCATGTGCTGGCGATTCTGCAGAAGCGCCGGGTCGACCTCACCGAGGACGACGTGCGGGTGATGCGCAACGTGGTCGAGCGGATCCACGCCGAGCGCGGCGCCGACTTCGAACCGACAGCCGGGCAGGACCACTGGCGCAGGCGCCTGATGACCATCGGCCACGACCCGTTGAAGGACGTGCGCTGA
- a CDS encoding alpha/beta fold hydrolase, whose translation MTETARYAPGRSVDLFGDPAAPTVLLWHGTQTDARATVGVLAELLAERGLSVVAPDWDSHSADGGRGDLLESVRFAQSWTDSTEPLMLVGWSLGGIAAAGLTVHAQTHHVALRHTVCLAGAFMAPDPISGRDVAADLAAAAVRTPFTLLHGTADDVVPVEASARFAESLRNAGWPVRMRELTADHGDIAGARYDAAADRYLPADDPATRRTAAEVADLIAGA comes from the coding sequence GTGACCGAGACCGCCCGGTACGCCCCGGGCCGTTCGGTGGACCTGTTCGGCGACCCCGCCGCACCGACGGTGCTGCTCTGGCACGGCACGCAGACCGACGCACGGGCCACCGTCGGGGTGCTCGCCGAACTGCTGGCCGAACGGGGCCTCAGTGTGGTTGCGCCGGACTGGGATTCGCACAGTGCCGATGGTGGCCGGGGCGACCTGCTGGAGTCGGTGCGCTTCGCGCAGTCGTGGACGGACAGCACGGAGCCGCTGATGCTGGTGGGCTGGTCACTCGGCGGCATCGCGGCGGCCGGACTCACCGTGCACGCGCAGACCCATCATGTCGCGTTGCGGCACACCGTGTGTCTGGCCGGCGCCTTCATGGCGCCCGATCCGATTTCGGGCCGGGACGTGGCCGCGGACCTGGCCGCCGCAGCGGTGCGCACGCCGTTCACGCTGCTGCACGGCACCGCCGACGACGTCGTGCCCGTCGAGGCCAGTGCGCGGTTCGCCGAGTCACTCCGGAACGCGGGCTGGCCGGTCCGGATGCGCGAGCTCACCGCCGATCACGGCGACATCGCCGGCGCCCGCTACGATGCGGCCGCCGACCGGTACCTGCCTGCCGACGACCCGGCGACCCGGCGCACGGCAGCCGAGGTTGCGGATCTCATCGCGGGTGCTTAG